In Methanocaldococcus sp. FS406-22, the genomic stretch GATATTATGCTCTATTGCATGCAATCCTCCAGCAATTCCGTATTAAAGTGATTAATGTTATTATAACCTTAAATAATAAATGATCTATCTAAGAGAATCTTATAAAGATGATTAGTATGGAAGAGGTATTTAAAGGCATTGAAAAAGAAATTATAAAGATTTACAGAATTCCAGAGAGGAAGGGTAGATTTTCCAATTTTAAATTTAAAAATAAAGAGGTTAATGAGCTAATTGATGCCTTAGGTTTTAAGCTATATTTACATCAAGTTAAAGCTTTAAAATACCTATACAACAAAAAAGATGTGGTTGTTACAACATCAACAGCAAGTGGAAAGAGTGAGATTTTTAGATTGGCAATATTTGACAACTTCTTATCAAATCCCAATGATAGGTATCTGCTGATATATCCAACAAGGGCATTGATAAACAACCAATATGAAAAATTCTCTATAGAGAACGAGCTATTTTATAAAATAGCCAATAAGAGAGTTAAGGCAGAGATATTAACTGGGGATGCCAGTTTAGAGAAAAGAAGAGAGATTTTAAAGGATAAGCCAAATGTTTTATTTACAACTCCAGATATGCTTCACTATCAGATATTAAAAAACCATTCAAGTTATTTATGGCTTTTAAAGAATTTAAAGCTCTTAGTTGTTGATGAACTCCATGTTTATAGAGGAGTTTTTGGAACAAACATGGTTTATGTTTTTAAGAGATTGCTAAAGTTGTTAGAGAGGTTAAATAATAATTTGCAGATACTCTGCCTCTCTGCAACTTTAAAAAACCCAAAAGAGTTTGCCAAGCTGTTGTTTAATAGAGATTTTGAGGTTGTTGATAAAAGCCATAATCCTTCATCAAGGAAGTATTTAGCTATTTTAGAGCCAAAGAATTTAGATAACAAGCAGTTGTTGAGGAGATTGGTAGAGAACTTAGTAGATAACAATATAAAAACCCTCGTATTCTTTGATACAAGGAAAGAGACAGAGAAGTTAATGAGATTTTTGCTAAATTCTAAGGTATTTGATAAGCTCTCTACCTATAAAGGCACTCTGCCAAAGTATGTTAGGGAGGAAATAGAGGAGAAGTTTAAAAATGGAGAGATATTGGCTTTATTAACAACAAATGCATTAGAGTTGGGAATTGATATTGGAGATTTAGATGCTGTTATAAACTATGGTATTCCACCAGATGGCATCTTTTCATTAATTCAGAGGTTTGGTAGGGCTGGAAGAAGAGATAGGGAGGCATTAAACATCATAGTTTTAAGGAAGGACGGTTTAGATTATTATTACAAGGAGCATTTAAATGAGCTTTATGAGAGGATTAGGAAGGGAATCATCGAGTATATGCCAGTAAATGTAAAAAATAGATTCGTTGCTAAGAAGCATCTGCACTATTTAATCTCTGAATTAAAAATAGTAGATTTTGATGAATTTGATGACTTTGAGAAAGAGATAGTTAAAGAGCTTGAGAAAGAGGGCAAAGTAAAGGTTTACAAAAACCCAATAACCAATAATATAGAGGTAAAAAGCATAAAAGAGCCAATTTATTCATCAATAAGAACTGCAAGTGATGAGAGCTATTATTTAGTTTTAGACAAACCATGGATAAAATTTAAATTGCTAAATAAAACCCAAAGTGAGATTTTGAGATTTATAAATTGGCTTAAGATTAAGGGCTATGTTGTTGAAGAGGTTGATAAGGATGAGTATTACCGCTCTTTAATTACTGGGATGCCTTATTTTTCAAGAGGGAAGCTGTTTATAGCTAAGGATAAGATAGGCATTGGTAAATTTCACTTTATATTTGCCGATGAGCTAAATATGTTTTGGGATGTGGAAGCACTGCAGAAGAAAGAGGAAGAGATTGATATATTGGATATTTATGACAAAAAGAGTTATGGAGATGTAGAGATTTACTATGGAAGATTGAGAGTTAGGAAGATTTATGAGGGCTTTATTGTTAGAGGAGTTGATGTTGATAAATACTATCAAGAACTATTAGCCTTAAAAGATAAAGGCATCTTAGATGCAGAGATTGAGCTTTTTAAGGACTTCTTTGGTTTGAATTTTATAAGTGTTAAGTTTAACAAAGAGGTTGTTAGAGACTTTGAGACGGATGGAATTTGGTATGTATTTCCAGAGTATATTAGGGAGGTTGCAAATGAAGAGTTTTTTGAGTTCTTAGACAAGATAGAGGAGGATGATTTGGCTATCTCAATCTATATGGATAAAAAACTTAGCAGAAAGGAACTGTTTCCAATTTATTTAGGAGCTACCACCCATTATATAAAGAATGTGATTAAAAATAGAGTTAAAAAGCATTTAAATGTTAAAAAAGACACCAAAAAGGTTGAAGAGCTAACTTATAAGATAAAAAAACTTATTGACAGCAAGGACGGAATTGCTGGAGGATTGCATGCAATAGAGCATAATATCATAAAAATAACTCCAATCTTTACCTATATAGACAGCAGAGAAATTGGTGGCTATAGTTATGAGAGATTTAGTAGGAATCCATTTAAAGATAGGGCTGTTATATTTATCTATGATGGAAATGAGGGTGGTTTTGGATTGGCAGAGATTTTATATGAGAACGCTGAAAAACTGCTTAATAAAAGCTTAGAACATTTAAAAAACTGCAATTGCATAGACGGATGTCCTCTCTGTATTTATTCAACAAAATGTGGAACGTTTAATGAGTTTTTAGATAAATGGCAGGCAATAAGGATTTTGGAGAAGCTACTTAATTAAAAAAGGCTAAGTGTATATGAAATAAAATAATGTTGTTGTGGTGATAGCTTTACTAATACAAGATTTAAAATTAGTTTTTTAACATTTTTAAAAGAACTTCAACGGCTTCATCTAATGTAACAGGTATTTCATCTATACTACAACCCATATTCTTCAATTTAATAAAAAGCTTAGATATTTCAGGAACATCCAAATTTAACTCGTCTAAATTTAATGAAAACAAATCCTTTACTTTCCCTTCGAATATAACTCTTTTGTTCAATACATAGCACCTATCTGCCAAGCATGCTAAATTTATATCATGAGTAACTAAAACTACAGTTTTTCCATTATCTTTAAATGATTTTATTAAACCAATAATTTCAGCTCTGCTCTTTGGGTCTAATGCCGATGTCGGTTCGTCCATTAAAATAACTTCTGGTTCAATAGACAATATACAAGATATTGAAACCTTTTTCTTCTCTCCACCACTTAAATTGTAAGGATGTCTATCCTTTAAATGATAAATTTTCATATCTTTTAATGTTTTATCTGTAACTTCTATTGCCTTTTCTTTTGAATATAGGTGGAGAGGAGAGAAAGCCACCTCATCCCAAACAGTTGGATTGAAAAGCATGACATCAGGATTTTGAAAAACAAATCCAACTTTCCTTCTGAATTCTTTCATCAGGTTTTTATCTCTTAATATTTCGTCAGTTAATTTTTTACCTTCAAAATAAACTTCTCCCTTATCTGGAAACACCAATCCATCTAGAATTTTTAATAATGTGGTTTTACCTGCCCCATTTGGTCCTAAAATGGCCACTACCTCATTTTTGTATATATTTAGACTCACATTATCTAAAGCAATAGAACCATTGGGGTATCTATATGAAACTTCAGCAAGTTTATATATTTCTTTCATAGTATCCCTCTATCAAATAATACAAGTAAAGCAGTGGTAATTATTGAAAATAACAAAAATATGATATCTTTCATTTTAATCTCTTCTCTGTAAATATGCTTTATCTCTCCACTATACCCTCTCGAAAGCATTGCATAATATGTATCTTCTCCCATTTCATAAGTTTTTATAAATAATGCTCCAATGGCTTTTCCTGCTTCTTTCCAACTTTCTACCATTCCCAATTTATTAATAACTCTTGATTTTCTTGAATACATCATATCTAATACAAAATTTAGGAGTAGGAATATATACCTATAAGCAAGGTTCGTTATAGTGATAACAACCTCTGGAACTCCTAATTTATGTATAGCAGAGGTAACTTTATTCCACTGTGTTGTTATAGGAATGAGAACTGCAAATGACACACAGGTTGCTACCCTTAAGGTAAAGGTTATAGCATATAATATTCCCTCATAGGTAATAGAAATATGAGGGGTATTTAAAATAACAAAAATATCTTTTCCTGGAGTTACAATATTAAACATCACTGGAATGACAATTATTCCAGCAAAAATTGGGATAAAAATATAGACTCTCTTTAAATATAGGGTTATGGGAATATTAGACAAATATGCAAGCAGCAATGCGATGAAATTAAATATAATCAAAGTTGAAATATGCTTAGATAGGACACTTCCAATAAGAAACACAACTAACGCTATTATCTTTACCCTACTTTCTATATTCTGTAAAAATCCCGGTGTTCTTGTGTATTTTTCAAAAAATATACTCTCATTTAAATATTTTATTACATGCTCAATAGTTTTATCAAACAACTTATTGTTCATATTTTCACGAATAATTTTTTTAGTTTTTGCTTCATGGTTAAAATCCTAGGTAATTATGTAATGTAGTATAATACTATAAAAGCTATAAAAGTTATTATAATCAATCATTCTAAAAATAAAATAATAGGAGACAGATATAATAAAATTAAAAGAGCAAAAATTTAACCTGTAGACGCCTTTGGATTTACAATTTTAACCAAAGCATAATAACTTCCAACACATAGTATTACTCCAACTATTGCAGATATTATATATCCAATTGATGCGTGAAGTTTATCGTCCCATCCTGGAATATCATAGTCTGGAAGAGGAGCATAACTCCAAATATCAGCTAAATGGAGTAATCCACTAACTTTGTCTTCCCCCACTTTTTCAGCAAGTTCACTGGGGTCCCATTCTCCCCATGCATCCCCATAATTCCATACTAATAATATCCCAAGAGGACAAAGAATTATCATAGCAATAATTACGTAAAGAAATTTTTTAACTAAGGGGTCTTGCCAGTTCATGCGTTCACCCCACTAACTTGTTGTTCTTTTGATGTGAATAAATCTGGTCTTACTTTCTTCACATACCAAACAACTATTGCAGTAACCACCGCTGCTGCAGGCCCTGCTGTTACTAAGTGAGCAAATGCCATCGCTGGAACTGAAACAGTGAATGGATATGGACAGTAACCTGGTTCTATAAATGGCTGTAATCCAAACTCAAAGCCTGCAACAATTGCTGCTGCAACAATTCCAACATATGCTCCAATACCACTTGCAATTACTTCTCCAACTTTATCTTTCAAGAACTTATAAACATAATAACCAACAAATGGTAAAACAACACCCATATTAAAGCAATTAGCACCAATACATGTAATTCCTCCATCTCCAAAGAATATTGCCTGTATAACTAAAACAATAGATATTGCTATTGTTGCTATCCATGGATTATCCATCAATATTGCTATCAATGTTCCTCCAACCATGTGAGCTGTTGTTCCATCTGGAACTGGAAGGTTGAACATCATAACTAAGAAAGAGAAAGCCGTCAAAACCCCCAACAATGGCAACTTTCTTGGGTCTAACTTTTTAAGCTCTAAAATACTCTTATACCATAGTGGTATCATTATCAGATAGAAAATGGCACATGTTATTGGGCCAAGGTAGCCATCTGGTATGTGCATGGTTTCACCTTTTATATATTATTATTAAGTTGCATTAACATCATACTTAATATTTGTAATATTATTTAAACTTTTTTGTTTAAAAGTTATTAAAAATTTTTTGAATTTAGGTAAAAAGATATTACATAAAATTAAAATTAAAGAAATTGAATTACTAAATCTTATTTTAACGAGATTTTTAATATTTGAAGATTATAAGCTTTAAGATTGTTTGATTATAGAACTTCCGTAGGAGTAAATTTTTGTTGAATAAATAATGTCGGCATCAAAATACCACATTCAATATAATTCAATAATATAAACTGCAGAGGTCTATGTTACATGGAATGTGATATCATGAACTGGATTGAAAAATACCTAAAAATATTACAATGTCCATACTGCAGAGGGGATTTACATTTAGATAAGGATAAAAATAAGTTGGTATGTAAGAGATGTAATAGAGTTTATGATATAGTTGAGGACATTCCTATACTGCTAAGATATTGAGGGATAGAATGAGGTTGTTTTTAGCAATTGATATCCCAAAAGAGATAAAAGAAGAAATAGCTAAGTTTCAGGAGCAATTTAAAATGAAAGGGATAAAGTTGGTTGAAAAAGAGAACTTACATATAACAGTTAAATTCTTAGGAGAGGTTGATGAAGAAAAATTAAAAGAAATATTGGATTTAGATTTATCAATCCAGCCAATAAAGATAAAGTTAAAAACCTTAGGAACATTCCCAAACTCTAACTACATAAGAGTTATATGGATTGGAGCTTATAACAATAATCTTGTAGAGATTTTTAAAGAAATTGATAAAAAACTATCAAATTTAGGTTTTAAAAGAGAAAGGGAATATATCCCTCATTTAACAATAGGTAGAGTTAAATTTATTGACAACAAGAAAAAATTAAAGGATAGGGTTGAAAAATACAAAGATATTGACTTTGGAGAGTTTGAGGCAAGGCATATAAAGCTCTATAAATCAACCCTAACACCAAACGGGCCAATCTATGAAGTGATAAAAGAGTGGTAGCAATGAATGAAAATCAACAAAAGATACACTATATTATCAACTTATTAACAAATGGGGATAAAAAGAAGTGGGTAAAGCAGACAGTTTTATTTGCTCTCATTTATTATTTTATAAAGTTAAATGTCTTTAGGGGTTATGACTATGCCCCAACTCCATTTATGTGGGAGGATGAGATAAAGTTTATAAACATCTCCTATGAGGCAATAAATGATTTAAATTTTCTCTTAGATAATAATTATTTAAATGAAATTCTATTATCAGTTAGGGGCTTGAATGAGTTTATTGTTGGATACAGCATTGGTAGAAAGATAGATTATAATTTCAGCCAAAAAGATAAAGAGATTATTGATAACACGTTGTTAGAGGATGAAAAATTAAAAGAAATTCAAATAACAAAAAATGGGATAATAATAAAGTCAAAAAATGAAGAAATAAAGATAAATATTACAAAGATTGATAAAATTAGCTATAAATCAAAAAGCCACATAATGAAGGTATCATTATGGGATTCAAATATTTAAAAATAAAAAATCCAAAGGTAATTTTAACTGAGTGGATTCCCTTTGGAAAAAACTACATGACAGAGTTTATAGATAGGATTACATTGAAAGAGTATCAAAGAAAAAGAATAAAATACTTTACCGCATCAGAGGAAAGAGATATAAGATATAAAGCGGTTTTTGAAACATCCGATTATCAAACAACAGTAAATATCATTGAATTTATTCCAGAGACATCTGTGAAGTTTACAGCTGAAATCATTGGAAATGGGAAAAAAGATGTTTTTATATATGTTGATTATCTTGGAAGATGTATCTATGCCTCTGAAATAACCAAAGCTGGAGATGAAGAGGAGATTATAAGCTTAGATAATCTTTCGTTTGTAATTCCTGACTTAATCTTAGATTCCTCAAGGATTATGTCTCATTTAATCGCCCCTCCACAAAGATATCTGTTAGAAACTCTCTATGGGGAAATAAAGGTATATAAGCACGTTACTGTTTTAACAGAAACAGCCATTAGTATAGATGAAAACACGTTAGTAGAGATTAGTCAAGTTATTGGGGCTGTGAAAAATATCCTTGAGATAGATGATGGAGTAATAATCTTTGGCGACTTTGGAATATTCATTTCCAATCCAAACCCAGAGAAGTTTGAAAAATTTATCTATTATTATCCATTTATAAGGAGTATTACTGGGGTTTCGAGGGATTTGTTTTTTAAACTTAACAATATAGCCTCTAAGTTGGAGGTTATAAGTAACAATCTTGAGTCGGGGATAGATTTAGATGATATAACTGAGATTAGAGGGGAGTTGAGTAGGATAGATAGGGAATTGGCAGTAATAGAAATTGTCTGTGGATATTTAAAAGAAATTATAGAGTTTTTAAACTCCTCATATCCTCCAAACTTTGGGGACTTTGATTTAATGATTTTGGAGAAGGTTGAGGCAGAGAGAAAATTAAAACGCCTTATTTATAGAATTGCAGAGATAGAGAACATTTTAGCAAGTAACAGCAGTTTAGCAACAAGCTTAACAAGATTATTAACAACAATATCTGAAGATTTAGAGAGAAAGATAGCCAATCAATTGGCTGAAAATACAAAATACCAAGTGGCACTTGGAGAGGCTATGGAAGTTTTAGAAATTGGGATTTTTGGAGTCTATGCCTTAGAAGCAGCTCATATCTTATTATTGACTTCTGGAAAAGATGAAATACTCCACCACATTAAAATATTTGGGTTTCCATTGGAATTTTGGATAATATTGACTGTTACAATCCTTGGAATTTATGTTGGAAAAATTGTGATTGAATACAGAAAAAAGAAAGTTTTAAGAGAATAAATCATCATCTCCAAAGGCATTTTTTTCAATATCATCTTCTTCCACAATACCTTTATCGTTATTTCTACCTGTTAATATTTCATCAATCCTTAAATCCTCTCCCCCATAAATTCCGTCAAATTTATCTATCTTAACAATTGCAGGAACTTTAATGCAAGGGCCTAAAATTATCGCCTCTCCAATATTTAAACTTGTTAATTGTTTTATTAAATCCTCACTTAAATTTTCTGATGCCATTTGAACGTGTTTCTGGTCTGTTGGCTCAATAAGCTTAGATATTATTAAATTAGAGCATTGAGAGAGAGTTTCAGCATCTAAGGTTTTAGGTCTTTGGGAAACTAAGCAGAGACCAACACCAAACTTTCTTCCCTCTCTCGCTATTCTGCTTAGATGATACTTAGCCCTTGTCTTTCTACTCTGTGGAGCTATTAAGTGAGCTTCCTCAAAAATCATGAATATAGGCTTAGCTCTGTGTCTTCCTTCATTAATAATAATCTTTTTTCTATTGTCTAAAACCTCTTTTGCTATGTAGGACACAACAATATCAACCGCATTTTCATCTAACTCTTCCATTGGTATTATATTTATATGGCATCTTCTGATTTCATTTACTGGATTGTAGTGGAGGGTTATGAGTTTTTTCCTAAACTGTAGCATATTTTCCAATCTAAATATTGCCGTTTGAATACTTCCAACATCTTTTTTAAAATCCTCGTTGTCCATATAACTTCTTAATTTTTCAATTATTGCTTTAACATACTCTTCAGCATCCTTAAAATCTTTTTCTTCAAACTTTTCTTTAATTTCTTTAACTGCTCTTGCAACATAAGGTCTCTGTTTTGTTGCTTGCGGGTCTATCCCTGCCAAATCACATAAATCGTCAGCATCTATATGATAGATGTTTATTTTTGGTTCAATAATATGTTTTCTCAAATTCTCACTGTTGCAATATATATCCCTATACTCCCCATGCATATCAAAAACTAACACTGCCCCCTCTCCATTTTTATAATCCATCAATTTATTTAGCTCTCTTAACAAAACAGCTACTGTATTTGACTTCCCCATTCCAGTCATTGCCAATATAGCTAAATGTCTTGTCCATAATTTATTTACATCTAATTTGACTTCAACATCATCTCTCGTAACTAAATGTCCAATCTTTAAATGTCCCTTGCCAAACACTTCTTTCAATATTTCATCATCTGCCCTGTAAATTGGAATTCCTGGTTTTGGAGGGATTCTTGGCAACTTTAAAGCCCCATCTTTATTTAATTCTTTAATATCTCCTAAAACCTTTATCTTCCCTAAAATGTAGTAGGATGAATTATCTTCAAACTCTCTAATCTTCTCTAAATGCTCTATGCTTAAAATATCTTCTAAAGCCATATTTCCTTGGATAGTGCTTTCTACCATTCCCAATAATTCAGAGTTATCATAGTTTATCTTAACATAATCCCCAACTTTTGGAGCTTCTTTAGCCAAAAATGTTAATTCATCAATCCTTGTTTCTCCTATTGTATAACCAATAATCTCATTTTCCATTTAATCACCGGATGTATTGTCTATTACTTTTATCTTTAAATTATTGTCTCCGTTTTCTTCTTTACTTCCCTCATTTTCTTCTTTTTCCTCTTCCTCTAATTCATCTTCGTTAATTATAATCCCTCCTTTTGTTCTTGGAGCAATGTCTTTAATTATCTTCATAATGTCCTCATTCTCATCAGCCAATATTTTAACAAATATCCCTCCGTGTGTGTCTATGTCAAAATTCACAGCCCCTACATAAGCGGCTTGTTTATTCAAATAGAATTTTGTTGCATTTTCTGTCATTCCTTTCTCTAAAACTAACCTTGCAGCATCCAATATTGCTTGGCTTCTTAAAAGCTCTTTTAACTTCTCCACACTCTTAGTTTTTCCTTCCCATTTTCCAAACTCGTTATCTTCTTTAATAAAGTTTAATTTTGCTCTTGGGAATATATTTAATATAGCTTTTTTAACTTTATATTTGTCTTCAGTTGGTTTTACTTTTGCTTTAATAATCACTTCCATCATCTCACCCTTAGATTACTTAGGTGAAACCGAAGCTTTAGCTTCGACTACAAAACCATTAAAAGGTTTTCATATAGTTTTTTCTAAAGTTTCTTTCAAAATGTTTTACAAAAAACTATAAATAATTTTTTCATCATATTTAATTATTTCTTATATTCGATTATTCTATTTGATTGATTATAAAAATCTTTATATACTATCTTAATATTTACTTTATTCAGAAAATTTTGAACATTCAATACCAAAAATTTATATTAAAAAAGATAGGAGGTGTATATAAATGGAAGTTTTTAATTAAGTGTCGGTTATCATATCAAGATTAAAGGGGGATAATATCATGAAAGAAGATGTAAAAAGAATTATTATTGAGCTGTTTTCTGAACTTGCAAAGATTCATGGGTTAAACAAATCTGTAGGGGCAGTTTATGCAATTCTCTACTTATCTGATGAGCCATTAACAATCTCAGATATCATGGAAGAACTAAAGATTAGTAAAGGAAATGTTAGCATGTCTCTAAAAAAACTTGAAGAACTTGGATTTGTAAAAAAGGTTTGGATTAAAGGAGAGAGAAAGAATTATTACACTGCTGTTGATGGTTTTATTTCCATGAAAGACATTGCTAAGAGGAAATATCAACTTATTAAAAAAGCCTATGAACAATTAGAAGAATTAGGGGATAAAGATGATAAAATAAAGAAGACTATAAAACATCTGTCAAGAATGAAAAAAATTTCAGAGCGAATTTTAGAATTATTTGATGAACTTGAAAAAGAGAATATGAAAAATATCAAATAAGGTAGATAAATATGTTAAAAGAAATTTTAAGAAAGATTGGGGAATTCTCTGCAAAAAAACCACTTCTTGTAATATTAATAGTCATTATAATAAGCATATTTGCCGCGTCTTATATTCCACATATAAAGAAGCAGACATCCTATGAAAAGATGCTTCCACAAAATCTTGAACCTGTAAAAGAACTTTATGAGGTTAGAGACGAATTTGGAGGGACAGATGTTGTCGAAATAGCGGTTAAGATAGTGCCTTCAGATTGTAGTGATAAAGTAGTGGATATTAGGGATCCAAGGGTGCTAAATGCTGTTAAAATGCTTGAGGAAAATTTAAAGTCGGTAGATGGAATAACACGAGTTTCTTCCCCAGTTGACGTATTGATAAAGTTAAATGGTGGAACTGTCCCTCAAAGTATAGATACAGTTAAAAAACTACTAAGAAAAATTCCAGAGTCAGAAAGAGAGCAGATGTTTAACAAAGACTATTCTATGATGGTTATTACCGCATTTACTGATGTTGGAGGTGATGAAAAAAAATGTGATGCCTTGTATAAAGCAGTTAATGAAAGAATAAAAGAAACTCCCTGGCCACCAGGAGTTGAGGCGGTTCAAACAGGTTCCATTGCTTTAAGAGCCATACTTGGGGATTTAATGAATGAAAGTCAGGAGATAACAACTTCAGTAGCATTTTTAGCTATAATGTTAATCATAATACTACACTTCAAAAGGATTACTTCTGTTATTATATTGACTCCACTGGTCTTTTCTCTCATATGGACTGGTGGATTTATGGGATTAGTGGGCATACCACTCGATATGGCTACTTCAGCAGTAGGTTCATTAGTTTTAGGTTTAGGGATTGATTATGGGATATACTTTGGAAGCAGATATAATGAAGAAAGAGAAAAAGGAAAAAGTCCAGAAGATGCAGCAATAATAACGGTTACATATGCAGGTTCTTCAGTTTTAGCAAGTGCAGCAACTACAGCGGCAGGACTACTTTCTCTAACTATAGCCCCATTACCAATGATGGCAAATCTTGGAAAAGTCTGTGCTGCAGGTATTATATTCTGTTGTATATTGACGATATTCTTCTTACCGGCTGTTTTAGTGCTTGAGGATAAATACATCTTGCCAATAATTGCAAGAATAAAAACCAAATTAT encodes the following:
- a CDS encoding DEAD/DEAH box helicase, with protein sequence MEEVFKGIEKEIIKIYRIPERKGRFSNFKFKNKEVNELIDALGFKLYLHQVKALKYLYNKKDVVVTTSTASGKSEIFRLAIFDNFLSNPNDRYLLIYPTRALINNQYEKFSIENELFYKIANKRVKAEILTGDASLEKRREILKDKPNVLFTTPDMLHYQILKNHSSYLWLLKNLKLLVVDELHVYRGVFGTNMVYVFKRLLKLLERLNNNLQILCLSATLKNPKEFAKLLFNRDFEVVDKSHNPSSRKYLAILEPKNLDNKQLLRRLVENLVDNNIKTLVFFDTRKETEKLMRFLLNSKVFDKLSTYKGTLPKYVREEIEEKFKNGEILALLTTNALELGIDIGDLDAVINYGIPPDGIFSLIQRFGRAGRRDREALNIIVLRKDGLDYYYKEHLNELYERIRKGIIEYMPVNVKNRFVAKKHLHYLISELKIVDFDEFDDFEKEIVKELEKEGKVKVYKNPITNNIEVKSIKEPIYSSIRTASDESYYLVLDKPWIKFKLLNKTQSEILRFINWLKIKGYVVEEVDKDEYYRSLITGMPYFSRGKLFIAKDKIGIGKFHFIFADELNMFWDVEALQKKEEEIDILDIYDKKSYGDVEIYYGRLRVRKIYEGFIVRGVDVDKYYQELLALKDKGILDAEIELFKDFFGLNFISVKFNKEVVRDFETDGIWYVFPEYIREVANEEFFEFLDKIEEDDLAISIYMDKKLSRKELFPIYLGATTHYIKNVIKNRVKKHLNVKKDTKKVEELTYKIKKLIDSKDGIAGGLHAIEHNIIKITPIFTYIDSREIGGYSYERFSRNPFKDRAVIFIYDGNEGGFGLAEILYENAEKLLNKSLEHLKNCNCIDGCPLCIYSTKCGTFNEFLDKWQAIRILEKLLN
- a CDS encoding energy-coupling factor ABC transporter ATP-binding protein; its protein translation is MKEIYKLAEVSYRYPNGSIALDNVSLNIYKNEVVAILGPNGAGKTTLLKILDGLVFPDKGEVYFEGKKLTDEILRDKNLMKEFRRKVGFVFQNPDVMLFNPTVWDEVAFSPLHLYSKEKAIEVTDKTLKDMKIYHLKDRHPYNLSGGEKKKVSISCILSIEPEVILMDEPTSALDPKSRAEIIGLIKSFKDNGKTVVLVTHDINLACLADRCYVLNKRVIFEGKVKDLFSLNLDELNLDVPEISKLFIKLKNMGCSIDEIPVTLDEAVEVLLKMLKN
- the cbiQ gene encoding cobalt ECF transporter T component CbiQ, encoding MNNKLFDKTIEHVIKYLNESIFFEKYTRTPGFLQNIESRVKIIALVVFLIGSVLSKHISTLIIFNFIALLLAYLSNIPITLYLKRVYIFIPIFAGIIVIPVMFNIVTPGKDIFVILNTPHISITYEGILYAITFTLRVATCVSFAVLIPITTQWNKVTSAIHKLGVPEVVITITNLAYRYIFLLLNFVLDMMYSRKSRVINKLGMVESWKEAGKAIGALFIKTYEMGEDTYYAMLSRGYSGEIKHIYREEIKMKDIIFLLFSIITTALLVLFDRGIL
- a CDS encoding PDGLE domain-containing protein, giving the protein MNWQDPLVKKFLYVIIAMIILCPLGILLVWNYGDAWGEWDPSELAEKVGEDKVSGLLHLADIWSYAPLPDYDIPGWDDKLHASIGYIISAIVGVILCVGSYYALVKIVNPKASTG
- the cbiM gene encoding cobalt transporter CbiM — its product is MHIPDGYLGPITCAIFYLIMIPLWYKSILELKKLDPRKLPLLGVLTAFSFLVMMFNLPVPDGTTAHMVGGTLIAILMDNPWIATIAISIVLVIQAIFFGDGGITCIGANCFNMGVVLPFVGYYVYKFLKDKVGEVIASGIGAYVGIVAAAIVAGFEFGLQPFIEPGYCPYPFTVSVPAMAFAHLVTAGPAAAVVTAIVVWYVKKVRPDLFTSKEQQVSGVNA
- a CDS encoding Trm112 family protein, yielding MNWIEKYLKILQCPYCRGDLHLDKDKNKLVCKRCNRVYDIVEDIPILLRY
- the thpR gene encoding RNA 2',3'-cyclic phosphodiesterase, translated to MRLFLAIDIPKEIKEEIAKFQEQFKMKGIKLVEKENLHITVKFLGEVDEEKLKEILDLDLSIQPIKIKLKTLGTFPNSNYIRVIWIGAYNNNLVEIFKEIDKKLSNLGFKREREYIPHLTIGRVKFIDNKKKLKDRVEKYKDIDFGEFEARHIKLYKSTLTPNGPIYEVIKEW
- a CDS encoding helicase HerA-like domain-containing protein, with protein sequence MENEIIGYTIGETRIDELTFLAKEAPKVGDYVKINYDNSELLGMVESTIQGNMALEDILSIEHLEKIREFEDNSSYYILGKIKVLGDIKELNKDGALKLPRIPPKPGIPIYRADDEILKEVFGKGHLKIGHLVTRDDVEVKLDVNKLWTRHLAILAMTGMGKSNTVAVLLRELNKLMDYKNGEGAVLVFDMHGEYRDIYCNSENLRKHIIEPKINIYHIDADDLCDLAGIDPQATKQRPYVARAVKEIKEKFEEKDFKDAEEYVKAIIEKLRSYMDNEDFKKDVGSIQTAIFRLENMLQFRKKLITLHYNPVNEIRRCHINIIPMEELDENAVDIVVSYIAKEVLDNRKKIIINEGRHRAKPIFMIFEEAHLIAPQSRKTRAKYHLSRIAREGRKFGVGLCLVSQRPKTLDAETLSQCSNLIISKLIEPTDQKHVQMASENLSEDLIKQLTSLNIGEAIILGPCIKVPAIVKIDKFDGIYGGEDLRIDEILTGRNNDKGIVEEDDIEKNAFGDDDLFS
- a CDS encoding RNA-binding domain-containing protein, which produces MEVIIKAKVKPTEDKYKVKKAILNIFPRAKLNFIKEDNEFGKWEGKTKSVEKLKELLRSQAILDAARLVLEKGMTENATKFYLNKQAAYVGAVNFDIDTHGGIFVKILADENEDIMKIIKDIAPRTKGGIIINEDELEEEEKEENEGSKEENGDNNLKIKVIDNTSGD
- a CDS encoding GbsR/MarR family transcriptional regulator, with translation MKEDVKRIIIELFSELAKIHGLNKSVGAVYAILYLSDEPLTISDIMEELKISKGNVSMSLKKLEELGFVKKVWIKGERKNYYTAVDGFISMKDIAKRKYQLIKKAYEQLEELGDKDDKIKKTIKHLSRMKKISERILELFDELEKENMKNIK